The Kozakia baliensis genome includes a region encoding these proteins:
- the ruvX gene encoding Holliday junction resolvase RuvX, producing the protein MPLFNPRELRATLPFDKRVLGVDPGSKTIGLALTDVSLMLASPYGSVKRRKMSEVVVDLGKIVRQQNVGALVTGLPLSLDGSFGPAARAAQDWIGEISNRLDLPACCWDERLSSSAVNRFLIQDADMTRKRRAEVVDKMAAAYMLQAWLDATIITE; encoded by the coding sequence ATGCCTCTATTCAATCCGCGCGAGCTTCGCGCCACCCTTCCCTTCGACAAACGTGTGCTTGGCGTCGATCCGGGCAGCAAGACCATCGGCCTTGCGTTGACGGATGTTTCGCTCATGCTGGCATCGCCTTATGGCTCGGTGAAGCGGCGGAAAATGAGCGAAGTTGTCGTGGATTTAGGGAAGATCGTCCGACAGCAGAATGTCGGCGCGCTGGTGACCGGATTGCCATTGTCTTTGGATGGAAGTTTCGGTCCGGCGGCACGGGCAGCGCAAGATTGGATCGGCGAAATTTCGAATCGGTTAGATTTGCCGGCTTGCTGCTGGGATGAGCGTCTTTCTTCCAGCGCGGTGAATCGTTTTCTTATTCAGGATGCGGACATGACGCGAAAGCGGCGTGCGGAAGTCGTGGATAAGATGGCAGCGGCGTATATGCTGCAGGCTTGGCTGGATGCTACGATAATAACCGAATAG
- the gatC gene encoding Asp-tRNA(Asn)/Glu-tRNA(Gln) amidotransferase subunit GatC yields the protein MSLDTRTVRRIAKLARIGLDEQECEAMRQELDGILGWVEQLNEVDITDVPPMIGTGLAKPRLRQDAVTDGDKRDAILSNAPDREGAFFTVPKVVE from the coding sequence ATGTCGTTGGACACGCGCACGGTCAGGCGTATCGCCAAACTGGCCAGAATTGGCCTCGATGAACAAGAATGCGAGGCGATGCGCCAAGAGTTGGATGGCATTCTCGGCTGGGTCGAGCAGCTTAACGAAGTCGATATCACCGACGTACCGCCCATGATCGGCACCGGCCTCGCCAAACCGCGCCTGCGCCAAGATGCCGTTACCGATGGTGATAAACGCGACGCCATCTTATCCAACGCGCCCGATCGCGAAGGTGCCTTCTTCACCGTGCCGAAAGTGGTCGAATAA
- the gatA gene encoding Asp-tRNA(Asn)/Glu-tRNA(Gln) amidotransferase subunit GatA has translation MHDMTLAAARKALSERKISARELVDHHLSAIEKLDGEINSYIVTTPEKAREAAQAADAKLAKGEGGALCGIPLGIKDLFCTDGVQTTAASNILRQFVPPYESTVTHNLLRDDAVFLGKTNLDEFAMGSTNMTSAFGAVTNPWQRDGSSTKLVPGGSSGGSAAAVAAGLALGATGTDTGGSIRQPAAFCGIAGVKPTYGRCSRFGTIAFASSLDQAGPMARNLEDCAILLGSMAGFDPKDSTCVDRPVPRYEDALNRGVKGMRVGIPKEYRPDNLPAEIAALWDQGIAWLREAGAEPVETSLPHTKYGLPTYYIVALAEASSNLARYDGVRFGERVPADSLDALYEATRHAGFGEEVRRRILMGTYVLSSGYYDAYYLRAQKVRTLIQRDFLNAFENVDVILTPTAPSAAFAHNERPTDPVQVYLNDVFTVPASMAGVPALSLPAGLDHAGLPLGLQLIGRYFDEETLFAAGHVMEKAAGFAKRPALHAGNVA, from the coding sequence ATGCATGACATGACATTAGCCGCCGCGCGTAAAGCGTTGAGCGAGCGTAAAATCTCCGCGCGGGAACTGGTCGATCACCACCTCTCCGCCATCGAAAAACTGGATGGCGAAATCAACTCCTATATTGTCACAACGCCGGAAAAAGCACGCGAAGCCGCTCAGGCCGCCGACGCGAAGCTGGCGAAAGGCGAGGGCGGAGCACTTTGCGGCATTCCGCTCGGCATCAAGGATCTGTTCTGCACCGACGGGGTTCAGACGACGGCCGCCAGCAATATCCTGCGTCAGTTCGTTCCGCCTTACGAAAGCACCGTCACGCATAATCTTCTGCGCGATGACGCCGTTTTCCTTGGAAAAACCAATCTCGACGAATTCGCTATGGGTTCGACGAACATGACCTCCGCCTTCGGTGCCGTCACTAATCCATGGCAACGCGACGGTTCGTCCACAAAACTCGTTCCCGGCGGCTCGTCCGGCGGCTCCGCCGCCGCTGTCGCTGCAGGCCTCGCCTTGGGCGCTACCGGAACGGATACGGGCGGCTCTATTCGTCAGCCTGCCGCGTTCTGCGGAATTGCCGGCGTAAAGCCTACCTACGGCCGCTGCTCCCGCTTCGGCACCATCGCCTTCGCCAGTTCGCTCGACCAGGCAGGCCCCATGGCACGCAATCTCGAAGATTGCGCCATTCTGCTCGGCTCCATGGCAGGTTTCGATCCAAAAGACAGCACCTGCGTCGATCGTCCGGTCCCGCGCTATGAGGATGCACTGAACCGCGGCGTCAAAGGCATGCGGGTTGGCATTCCGAAAGAATATCGCCCGGATAATCTTCCTGCCGAGATCGCGGCGCTTTGGGATCAAGGCATCGCTTGGCTGCGCGAAGCCGGGGCAGAGCCGGTCGAAACTTCGCTGCCCCACACGAAATACGGCCTGCCGACCTATTATATCGTCGCACTTGCCGAAGCATCATCCAATCTCGCCCGCTATGACGGCGTGCGTTTCGGCGAACGCGTACCAGCCGATAGCCTAGATGCGCTTTACGAAGCCACTCGCCATGCCGGGTTCGGAGAAGAAGTACGCCGTCGTATTCTTATGGGCACCTACGTGCTCTCCTCCGGCTATTATGACGCCTACTATTTGCGTGCGCAGAAAGTCCGTACGCTTATTCAGCGCGACTTCCTGAATGCCTTCGAAAATGTGGACGTCATCCTCACCCCGACCGCGCCATCAGCCGCTTTCGCGCATAATGAACGCCCAACCGACCCGGTCCAAGTTTATTTGAACGACGTGTTCACGGTTCCGGCAAGCATGGCGGGCGTTCCCGCTCTTTCGCTTCCGGCAGGCCTGGATCATGCCGGGCTTCCGCTCGGCCTTCAGCTGATCGGCCGGTATTTCGATGAAGAAACGCTGTTCGCAGCAGGTCATGTTATGGAAAAGGCAGCGGGTTTTGCCAAGCGTCCCGCTCTACATGCGGGGAATGTCGCGTGA
- the gatB gene encoding Asp-tRNA(Asn)/Glu-tRNA(Gln) amidotransferase subunit GatB, translating to MSYRIEGATGAWEIVVGLEVHAQVISNAKLFSGASAAYGGEPNTHVSLIDAGFPGMLPVINEECVAQAVRTGLGLNAQIHLESRFDRKNYFYADLPQGYQISQFAHPIVGEGQVEIELGDGTTRHIGITRLHLEQDAGKSMHDQDPTRSYIDLNRAGVALMEIVSEPDIRSPEEAGAYLRKLRQILRYLGTCDGNMEEGSMRADVNVSVRKAGEPFRTRCEIKNVNSIRYVMQSIEIEAQRQVEIWEAGGTVDQETRLFDHARGETRSLRNKEDAHDYRYFPDPDLLPLVIERDWVDGLRAALPELPEAKRDRLEKEYQVSRYESGILTAEQAIADFYETVAKDRDPRLAANWMLGDFFGALNRTGRSIENSPVSAEALRELLALISDSTINGKIAKEVLEDMVETGDSPSVIVERKGLRQVTDTSAIEASIRAILDANSDKVTEYRSGKDKLFGFFVGQTMKAMKGKANPAMVNDLLKKLLSE from the coding sequence GTGAGCTATCGTATTGAAGGCGCCACCGGCGCATGGGAGATCGTCGTCGGCCTGGAAGTCCACGCTCAGGTTATCAGCAATGCCAAGCTGTTCTCCGGCGCATCCGCTGCCTATGGCGGCGAGCCGAACACGCATGTCAGCCTGATCGACGCCGGTTTTCCGGGCATGTTGCCGGTCATCAATGAGGAATGCGTCGCACAGGCCGTCCGCACCGGACTTGGCCTGAATGCGCAAATCCATCTCGAAAGCCGGTTCGACCGCAAGAATTATTTCTATGCCGATCTGCCGCAAGGCTATCAGATCAGCCAGTTCGCCCATCCCATCGTCGGGGAAGGGCAGGTGGAAATCGAACTGGGCGATGGGACCACGCGCCATATCGGCATTACACGCCTGCATCTTGAACAGGATGCAGGCAAATCGATGCACGATCAGGACCCAACGCGCTCCTATATCGACCTCAATCGTGCCGGCGTCGCGCTGATGGAGATCGTCAGCGAGCCGGATATCCGTTCACCGGAAGAAGCAGGCGCCTATTTACGCAAACTACGCCAGATCCTGCGCTATCTTGGTACATGCGACGGCAATATGGAGGAAGGTTCCATGCGCGCCGACGTCAACGTCTCCGTACGCAAAGCCGGAGAACCGTTCCGCACACGCTGCGAGATCAAGAACGTCAATTCAATCCGCTACGTCATGCAATCCATCGAGATCGAAGCGCAACGCCAGGTCGAGATTTGGGAAGCTGGCGGCACAGTCGATCAGGAAACCCGTCTGTTCGACCATGCCCGCGGCGAAACACGTTCTCTCCGCAATAAGGAAGACGCGCACGATTATCGCTATTTCCCAGACCCGGATCTGCTTCCGCTCGTTATCGAACGCGATTGGGTAGACGGTCTCCGCGCTGCGCTGCCCGAATTGCCTGAAGCCAAACGCGATCGCCTGGAGAAAGAATATCAGGTCTCGCGCTACGAATCGGGCATTCTGACCGCAGAACAGGCAATCGCCGATTTCTACGAGACCGTCGCAAAAGACCGCGACCCGCGTCTCGCCGCGAACTGGATGCTGGGAGATTTCTTCGGCGCGCTCAATCGCACGGGTCGTTCCATCGAAAACAGCCCTGTTAGCGCCGAGGCATTGCGCGAGCTATTGGCTCTAATCTCCGATTCGACGATCAACGGCAAAATCGCCAAGGAAGTGCTCGAAGACATGGTGGAGACGGGCGATTCTCCGTCCGTCATCGTCGAGCGCAAAGGGCTTCGTCAAGTTACCGATACCAGCGCCATCGAAGCCAGCATCCGCGCAATCCTGGATGCGAATTCCGATAAGGTAACAGAATACCGCAGCGGCAAGGATAAGCTCTTCGGTTTCTTTGTCGGCCAGACCATGAAAGCCATGAAAGGGAAGGCAAACCCCGCCATGGTCAACGACTTGCTCAAAAAGCTGCTCTCAGAATGA